A portion of the Collinsella aerofaciens genome contains these proteins:
- a CDS encoding Spy0128 family protein: MKANSEKTKQSKKATRRVLAGVLCGASVLSLVLSLVMPPISQAIANDAQTDSTEKTVMGGGSSSESTDVDNTNNGDTENQNSDETEGDETGDDALRTAPLSDDTGAESAAQSADAKPSDDETNDESAIAPANVSADDYIEVKGNVANQFTNGGKFRLTDSAYSDTQIAITKDTTIDLAGCMLYNYHGVYNDRTPDSFFVVRSGAKLTIEDSGNKDLGKKTIDDQTQVPTSAGQLATMEWDKGNGFNSGTPESLTYYETKSVPNSDCLGTTETTYKHVVTGFGAIDAASDSGSVKYVVEVEAGCTLNLEGGMITTAANLGDNGHVIFSRGAVNISGGYVTNGNGGGWGGGLCIAGTNPKLEMTGGVVAGNKAAAGGGIFADFGATLNLAGGIISGNATYGNPINNGENTRDGGYGGGVYTKGANVTISGSACITNNRVDARITDIEHFGNNGLLGGGGIACTHDGTLNLTGGFVTANYSYEAGGGVYAGFYDKDNDGEIEKITFKMTGGTIAGNVADNAEGGGLRVAGGDSAGTTATINASDTGRVYITNNKTNTGSTKGRGGDWGGGGVFIQKGGKLNIVKTLITKNEAGGWGGGVGACPTGETIVSHSNGAAIYSNTDYGEHFSAGGDGKDQDKDFENSEYITADFKKEGHKDFFLVRKKGSEKTVAVVLGKMLGNRSAGWKGTCDGQKITIDPNGGAEAKYMFGLEAHPTEDAMKKAQEAATTIISGNCSYTHGGGIMTNGDLVVGEVTALNVYPAIKVKANKVLLKDGAKKGLKDHPYQFKLLGAAANSKNEPYWNENGTLNENGCEAMPAVNVNENNGEILIDTGANYQSGDYDLYLVEVPIDEKGTTFDKAIYKIHIKVGTTPANTTSLLGIDINRYGVDKSASTVSVKKGNAASFTKCGFYEWTENSADSTVSTVKIGDESNPAFINELAPYQASGTWTPQVTKRVDGGEMKKFEFELFTKDSDGREKSLQTKCTSAESGNPQIVTFDPVPIGPLGVKDLTGGKATFTYYIRECAASKGDGTKHEGYKNDTKRFKVVVTATDNHDGTLNCTPTYYEVDASGNASETPTTDPTFTNTYSTSLPLSGMSGVTLTYLAGAAVLCAAAAWMHIRRKANAKGGERRE; this comes from the coding sequence ATGAAAGCGAATTCAGAAAAAACTAAGCAGAGTAAAAAAGCGACGCGCCGTGTACTGGCAGGCGTTTTGTGCGGAGCCTCGGTTTTGAGCCTGGTGCTGTCGCTCGTCATGCCCCCGATCTCGCAGGCCATTGCCAACGATGCCCAGACAGATTCTACCGAGAAAACTGTGATGGGGGGGGGTTCCTCAAGTGAGTCTACTGATGTAGACAACACCAACAACGGGGATACCGAAAACCAGAATAGTGACGAGACTGAGGGCGACGAGACTGGCGACGATGCTCTCAGGACGGCTCCGTTGTCTGATGACACGGGAGCCGAGAGCGCTGCGCAGTCTGCGGATGCGAAGCCTTCTGATGATGAAACTAACGATGAAAGCGCAATCGCCCCTGCCAACGTCAGTGCCGATGACTATATCGAGGTAAAGGGTAATGTCGCTAACCAATTTACCAATGGCGGCAAGTTTCGACTGACGGATTCTGCCTATTCGGATACGCAGATTGCCATCACCAAAGACACCACCATCGATCTTGCGGGATGCATGCTCTATAACTACCACGGCGTCTACAACGATCGCACCCCAGACTCCTTCTTTGTGGTCCGAAGCGGAGCCAAGCTCACTATCGAGGACTCGGGTAACAAGGACTTGGGTAAAAAAACGATAGACGATCAGACTCAGGTCCCTACGTCGGCGGGCCAGTTGGCGACTATGGAGTGGGACAAGGGAAATGGCTTCAATAGCGGCACTCCTGAGAGTCTTACTTACTATGAGACCAAGAGTGTGCCCAATTCAGATTGTCTCGGCACTACGGAGACTACGTACAAGCATGTTGTTACGGGCTTCGGCGCTATCGATGCGGCATCGGACAGCGGTTCCGTAAAGTATGTGGTCGAGGTCGAAGCGGGCTGCACGCTCAATCTCGAGGGCGGCATGATTACCACGGCTGCCAATCTGGGCGACAACGGTCACGTTATTTTCTCTCGGGGCGCTGTCAATATTTCTGGCGGTTACGTTACCAACGGTAACGGCGGTGGCTGGGGCGGTGGCCTGTGCATAGCGGGCACGAATCCCAAACTCGAAATGACAGGCGGTGTGGTCGCGGGAAACAAGGCGGCTGCTGGCGGCGGCATCTTTGCTGACTTTGGAGCCACCCTGAACCTTGCGGGCGGAATTATCTCTGGCAACGCTACGTATGGAAATCCCATCAACAATGGTGAAAACACCCGCGACGGTGGCTACGGTGGCGGTGTTTATACCAAGGGTGCAAACGTTACCATTAGCGGTTCTGCCTGTATAACTAACAACCGAGTCGATGCTCGCATCACAGATATTGAACACTTTGGCAACAATGGCCTGCTCGGTGGTGGTGGCATTGCATGTACGCACGATGGCACGCTTAACTTAACGGGCGGCTTCGTTACGGCCAACTATTCCTATGAGGCTGGCGGTGGCGTCTACGCTGGTTTTTATGATAAAGATAACGACGGCGAGATCGAGAAAATCACTTTTAAAATGACTGGCGGTACGATTGCCGGCAATGTTGCCGATAACGCCGAAGGCGGCGGTCTGCGTGTCGCGGGCGGCGACAGCGCCGGCACGACGGCAACAATTAACGCCAGTGATACTGGCAGGGTTTACATTACGAACAATAAGACGAATACGGGTAGCACCAAAGGTCGTGGCGGCGACTGGGGCGGCGGTGGCGTCTTTATCCAAAAGGGCGGCAAGCTTAACATCGTAAAGACGCTGATTACTAAAAATGAGGCCGGTGGCTGGGGCGGCGGCGTTGGTGCTTGCCCTACGGGCGAGACGATCGTCTCGCACTCAAATGGTGCCGCAATCTACAGCAATACGGATTATGGCGAGCACTTCTCTGCCGGTGGTGATGGCAAGGATCAGGACAAAGATTTCGAGAATTCTGAGTACATTACCGCTGACTTCAAAAAAGAGGGTCACAAGGATTTCTTCCTCGTGCGCAAGAAGGGCAGCGAAAAGACGGTCGCAGTCGTTCTCGGCAAGATGCTCGGCAATCGTTCTGCTGGCTGGAAAGGTACCTGCGATGGCCAGAAAATCACCATCGATCCTAATGGCGGCGCTGAGGCCAAGTACATGTTCGGCTTGGAGGCCCATCCGACCGAAGATGCCATGAAAAAGGCGCAAGAGGCAGCTACGACCATCATCAGTGGTAACTGCTCCTACACCCACGGTGGCGGCATTATGACCAACGGCGACCTTGTCGTTGGCGAAGTTACTGCCTTGAACGTATATCCTGCAATCAAGGTTAAAGCTAACAAGGTCCTTCTGAAGGACGGTGCTAAGAAGGGTCTCAAAGACCATCCCTATCAGTTTAAGCTGTTGGGTGCAGCTGCCAATTCAAAGAATGAACCATACTGGAATGAGAACGGCACGCTTAACGAAAACGGATGCGAGGCTATGCCCGCGGTCAACGTCAATGAAAATAACGGAGAGATTCTCATTGACACGGGCGCGAACTACCAGTCGGGCGATTACGACCTCTACCTTGTTGAAGTTCCTATCGATGAAAAGGGAACAACGTTTGATAAGGCTATTTACAAAATACACATAAAGGTTGGTACGACACCAGCTAATACGACCAGCCTCTTGGGGATCGATATTAATCGTTATGGAGTTGATAAGAGCGCTTCCACAGTATCCGTAAAAAAGGGGAACGCGGCGTCCTTCACTAAATGTGGCTTCTATGAATGGACTGAGAATTCGGCCGATAGCACCGTCTCGACCGTAAAAATCGGTGACGAATCCAACCCTGCGTTTATAAACGAACTTGCTCCCTATCAGGCCTCAGGCACCTGGACACCTCAGGTGACCAAGAGGGTCGATGGCGGCGAGATGAAGAAGTTCGAGTTCGAGCTGTTTACTAAGGATTCGGACGGTAGGGAGAAGTCTCTTCAAACCAAATGTACTTCTGCTGAGTCGGGAAACCCTCAGATAGTAACGTTCGATCCGGTACCAATCGGCCCCCTCGGGGTTAAAGATCTTACCGGTGGCAAAGCAACGTTCACCTACTACATCCGTGAATGCGCCGCCAGCAAGGGCGATGGCACCAAGCACGAAGGCTACAAGAACGACACCAAGAGGTTCAAGGTCGTGGTGACGGCAACGGACAACCATGATGGCACGCTGAACTGCACGCCGACCTACTACGAGGTCGACGCCAGCGGAAACGCCAGCGAAACCCCGACCACCGATCCCACCTTCACCAACACCTACTCCACCTCTTTGCCCCTTTCTGGTATGTCGGGCGTCACTCTGACGTACCTTGCCGGCGCGGCGGTGCTTTGCGCTGCTGCGGCCTGGATGCACATTCGTCGCAAGGCGAATGCGAAGGGAGGCGAGCGTCGTGAATAA
- a CDS encoding SpaA isopeptide-forming pilin-related protein: protein MNKKVCSFPILFALLALLIGTCAVVFPASAQAAPTSTGSITVSGTVARSYDAYQIFSANVVDGDSDAKIATDLAWASDAVRDAALPVLHSAGMPNSQTTAQEAAEWLNTDSHLTSALSAQLARSLQSSGAVSVALNAGTTAKLPCGYWLIVADDDAIAQGEAGTAPIMALVGGSAVTVKPKAATPKVAKHVLEDGTAAWQKAADATVADDLYWRLSATVPAGLTAYDTYTVQFVDTMGAGLDPSKVVASVRVYVVAGADGGFDAVSAGKDGRAGTEPAKGWTDITAQCATKVAADGKTFTVRTGDLIAALGGADAFAAGARVVAVYNAPLNSACNHGIAKGNPNEVYLRYPRSPFADQSGDAGFTRTPSDDACAYTWDLALTKRGSDGDKPLAGAVLSIADDHGRTLAADGTWDAEGKATVTTGEDGRVTVSGVDSGKLEVRELKAPKGYTAFEGTRSVTVKAEGLDVDQVAAAKPKLTITAESPLRADSADGSTGSLEASLINTPTGTPPSITTGGFMPSTGDMAMYAAAAAAVAGAALIVVALLVKRGGGSHKE from the coding sequence GTGAATAAGAAAGTTTGCTCCTTCCCGATCTTGTTTGCGCTGCTTGCCCTCCTGATCGGCACCTGCGCGGTTGTGTTCCCCGCATCCGCGCAGGCCGCGCCGACCTCGACCGGTTCCATCACGGTGAGCGGCACCGTGGCGCGCAGCTACGACGCCTACCAGATCTTTAGCGCCAACGTCGTCGACGGCGACAGCGACGCCAAGATCGCCACCGACCTCGCCTGGGCAAGCGACGCCGTGCGCGACGCTGCGCTGCCTGTGCTGCACAGCGCCGGCATGCCCAATTCCCAGACCACCGCGCAGGAAGCTGCCGAGTGGCTCAACACCGATTCCCACCTCACGAGCGCGCTGAGCGCACAGCTCGCTCGTTCCCTCCAGAGCTCTGGCGCCGTGTCCGTGGCCCTTAACGCGGGCACGACGGCCAAGCTGCCCTGCGGCTACTGGCTCATCGTCGCCGACGACGACGCCATCGCCCAGGGCGAGGCCGGCACCGCGCCGATCATGGCCCTGGTCGGCGGCAGCGCCGTCACCGTCAAGCCCAAGGCGGCGACCCCCAAGGTCGCCAAGCACGTGCTGGAGGACGGCACCGCCGCCTGGCAGAAGGCCGCCGATGCCACGGTCGCCGACGACCTGTACTGGCGCCTCTCGGCCACGGTCCCGGCGGGGCTCACGGCCTACGACACCTATACGGTGCAGTTCGTCGACACCATGGGCGCGGGGCTCGACCCCTCCAAGGTGGTCGCGAGCGTGCGCGTGTACGTGGTGGCGGGCGCGGACGGCGGCTTCGACGCCGTCTCGGCCGGCAAGGACGGCCGCGCCGGCACCGAGCCCGCGAAGGGCTGGACCGACATCACGGCCCAGTGCGCCACCAAGGTAGCGGCCGACGGCAAGACCTTCACCGTGCGCACCGGCGACCTCATCGCCGCGCTCGGCGGGGCCGACGCCTTCGCCGCGGGCGCCCGCGTGGTCGCCGTGTACAATGCGCCGCTCAACAGCGCATGCAACCACGGCATCGCGAAGGGCAACCCCAACGAGGTCTACCTGCGCTACCCGCGCTCTCCCTTTGCCGACCAGTCCGGCGACGCCGGCTTCACCCGCACGCCGAGCGACGACGCGTGCGCCTACACCTGGGATCTCGCGCTCACCAAGCGCGGCAGCGACGGCGACAAGCCGCTTGCCGGGGCGGTCCTGAGCATCGCCGACGACCACGGTCGCACACTGGCGGCTGACGGCACGTGGGATGCGGAGGGCAAGGCCACCGTCACCACGGGCGAGGACGGCCGCGTGACCGTCTCGGGCGTGGACTCGGGCAAGCTGGAGGTCCGCGAGCTCAAGGCGCCCAAGGGCTACACCGCCTTCGAGGGCACGCGCTCCGTGACGGTCAAGGCCGAGGGCCTGGACGTCGACCAGGTGGCCGCCGCCAAGCCCAAGCTCACCATCACGGCCGAATCGCCCCTGCGCGCCGACAGCGCGGACGGGTCGACGGGCAGCCTGGAGGCGTCGCTCATCAACACGCCCACCGGCACACCCCCTAGCATTACCACCGGAGGCTTTATGCCCTCGACTGGCGATATGGCAATGTACGCCGCGGCCGCCGCAGCGGTCGCCGGAGCCGCGCTCATCGTGGTCGCGCTCCTGGTCAAGCGGGGAGGTGGCAGCCATAAAGAGTAG
- a CDS encoding SpaA isopeptide-forming pilin-related protein, with amino-acid sequence MNKNIARLAVTAGLAAALSFGGVMAPVTMAFADGTPTVASDGNVKIDEKTYTDTTFKGIQIFKAKVTQDLKGVNNWNGAKTLSDIEWASDAVRDAVIGAFTADTSDATKPLDNDAQKWADWLKSKTEGDYKSGTDKTTKLDAGTTLDKIAKALEDANITEGTDECKTSTGGTFTGLNTGYWLFVTKNVSTSTNPPKRDTDTFTSPIFVVVGGSAETIAPKKQVPTVTKAVMDDAEGSTFGTPENPNKAADSQMDDYVDYLLTGTVAGNINTYSTYKYIFTDNLPESMTPEFESDGTTPAVKVKIGDTEVKTSCYTAKYENNTITVDFTNLKNCTGVNNAAITLNSDSKVTVEYKAKLDSTKIFGNDGKIKKIFNGLVGQAQTNTVKLTYSNNPHAEGVGTTVEHPAYDYTYGIDVTKVGSDNEAKGLEGVEFTLQENGDTSNFIKADGTKTANSEQAKLKTDADGKINVVGLDEGTYTLTEVTPAPGYNNSASKGVTFTIARGTLQQDGTAVTPDKDSANVTAADGVVKADSAAVSIGKLSFTIVDQEGTGLPLTGLNGVTFTWIAGGAVLCIGVAHLIRSRKQAEESEQE; translated from the coding sequence ATGAACAAGAACATCGCACGCCTGGCAGTAACCGCCGGCCTCGCAGCAGCGCTGAGCTTCGGCGGTGTGATGGCCCCGGTGACCATGGCGTTTGCTGATGGCACGCCAACGGTGGCTTCGGATGGCAATGTAAAGATTGACGAGAAGACCTATACGGATACAACCTTTAAGGGTATCCAGATTTTCAAGGCCAAGGTCACGCAGGATTTGAAAGGCGTTAACAACTGGAATGGCGCTAAGACGCTTTCCGACATTGAGTGGGCGTCAGATGCCGTTAGGGATGCTGTGATCGGGGCATTTACTGCCGATACTAGCGACGCTACAAAGCCCCTCGACAATGATGCTCAGAAGTGGGCCGACTGGCTTAAATCAAAAACCGAAGGTGATTACAAGTCAGGTACAGACAAGACTACTAAGCTCGATGCCGGAACGACTCTCGACAAGATCGCCAAGGCACTGGAGGACGCCAATATCACTGAAGGGACGGATGAGTGCAAAACGAGCACCGGTGGCACCTTCACTGGTCTGAATACCGGCTACTGGCTCTTCGTGACTAAAAACGTCAGCACTAGCACTAATCCACCCAAGCGCGACACCGATACCTTCACTTCGCCCATTTTCGTCGTTGTTGGCGGTTCTGCTGAGACCATTGCTCCCAAGAAGCAGGTCCCCACTGTGACCAAGGCCGTAATGGACGACGCAGAGGGCAGCACGTTCGGCACACCCGAGAATCCCAATAAGGCTGCGGACTCTCAGATGGACGACTATGTCGACTACCTGCTTACCGGTACCGTTGCGGGTAACATCAACACTTACAGCACCTACAAGTACATCTTCACGGATAATCTTCCCGAATCCATGACGCCCGAGTTTGAATCTGACGGCACGACGCCCGCTGTCAAGGTCAAGATTGGTGATACCGAGGTCAAGACTAGCTGCTACACCGCCAAGTACGAGAACAATACGATAACTGTCGACTTCACCAATCTCAAGAATTGCACGGGCGTGAACAATGCTGCTATTACACTGAACAGCGACTCGAAGGTGACCGTCGAGTACAAGGCAAAGCTCGACTCTACCAAGATCTTTGGTAATGACGGTAAAATCAAGAAGATCTTTAATGGATTGGTTGGTCAAGCCCAGACTAATACGGTTAAGCTGACTTATTCCAACAATCCGCATGCTGAGGGTGTCGGCACCACGGTCGAGCACCCTGCCTATGACTACACCTATGGCATCGATGTCACCAAGGTGGGCTCTGATAACGAAGCAAAGGGGCTCGAGGGCGTTGAGTTCACGCTGCAGGAGAACGGTGATACGAGCAACTTTATCAAAGCGGACGGTACCAAGACGGCTAATAGCGAGCAGGCCAAGCTGAAGACCGACGCAGACGGTAAGATAAACGTTGTCGGTCTCGATGAGGGCACCTACACCCTCACAGAGGTAACCCCGGCGCCTGGCTACAACAACTCTGCTTCCAAAGGTGTCACGTTTACCATTGCTCGCGGCACGCTTCAGCAGGATGGCACCGCGGTGACTCCCGACAAGGATTCTGCCAACGTTACTGCTGCTGATGGTGTTGTAAAGGCCGATTCTGCCGCTGTATCTATCGGTAAGCTCAGCTTCACCATCGTCGACCAGGAGGGCACCGGCCTCCCGCTGACCGGCCTTAACGGCGTGACCTTCACTTGGATCGCTGGTGGCGCGGTGCTGTGCATCGGCGTGGCGCACCTCATCCGCAGCCGTAAGCAGGCTGAGGAGTCCGAGCAGGAGTAA
- a CDS encoding class C sortase: MKSNNAAANGGSSPQPKPQPKPKRRRKRLPRWADRLITIVIILIGVGLMTWPWILDRLEASGVFNQISTVSSTVDALSAEERERILLQARSFNEQLAGEATELPADQIEPYAQQLIFDRDPMMSWVEIPSIDVSMPIYHGTSEEVLMAGVGHLEGTSLPVGGTSTHCVLTAHSGMRNLSMFDDIHSLEPGDLVLLHTMNKTLAYKMVDSEVVLPEEMESLTIEPGADKVTLVTCTPYGVNDHRLLVHCVRTKYNKKDVDKQKSLAGRHWGKREFAVLIVVVAIVLLLLDIVIHAVRKRRKAKASA; encoded by the coding sequence ATGAAGAGCAATAACGCCGCGGCCAACGGTGGCTCAAGCCCTCAGCCCAAACCTCAACCAAAACCCAAACGCCGCCGCAAGCGACTGCCGCGCTGGGCCGACCGGCTCATCACCATCGTCATCATCCTTATTGGCGTGGGCCTTATGACCTGGCCGTGGATCTTGGACCGGCTCGAGGCCTCGGGCGTGTTCAACCAGATCAGCACCGTGTCCAGCACCGTGGACGCGCTATCTGCCGAGGAGCGCGAGCGCATTCTGCTCCAGGCGCGCTCCTTTAACGAGCAGCTGGCGGGCGAGGCTACCGAGCTTCCCGCCGACCAGATCGAGCCCTACGCCCAGCAGCTCATCTTTGACCGCGACCCCATGATGAGCTGGGTCGAGATCCCCTCCATCGACGTGAGCATGCCCATCTACCACGGCACGAGCGAGGAAGTCCTCATGGCGGGCGTCGGCCACCTGGAGGGCACGAGCCTGCCGGTGGGCGGCACCTCGACGCATTGCGTGCTCACCGCGCATTCGGGTATGCGCAACCTGAGCATGTTCGACGACATCCACTCGTTGGAGCCCGGCGACCTGGTGCTGCTTCACACCATGAATAAGACGCTCGCCTACAAGATGGTGGACTCCGAGGTGGTGCTGCCCGAGGAGATGGAGTCGCTGACCATCGAGCCCGGCGCCGACAAAGTGACGCTCGTCACCTGCACGCCCTACGGCGTAAACGACCATCGCTTGCTGGTGCATTGCGTGCGCACCAAGTACAACAAGAAGGACGTCGACAAGCAAAAGTCGCTGGCCGGCCGCCACTGGGGCAAGCGCGAGTTCGCCGTGCTCATCGTGGTCGTAGCCATTGTGCTGTTGCTGCTGGATATCGTGATCCACGCGGTCCGCAAGCGCCGCAAGGCCAAGGCCTCGGCATAA
- the gatC gene encoding Asp-tRNA(Asn)/Glu-tRNA(Gln) amidotransferase subunit GatC, producing the protein MALSEKDVRGIAEYAKIALTDDELTQMTSYMNDAVQMLEPVLQYDLPDVEPTFHPIGSLSNVMGDDLREPERDLPLDVALENAGSARDRYFRVPSILGEGESE; encoded by the coding sequence ATGGCACTCAGCGAGAAAGACGTGCGCGGCATCGCCGAGTACGCAAAGATCGCACTGACCGATGACGAGCTCACCCAGATGACGTCCTACATGAACGACGCCGTCCAGATGCTCGAGCCCGTCTTGCAATATGACTTGCCCGACGTGGAGCCCACGTTCCATCCCATCGGAAGCCTGTCCAACGTGATGGGCGACGACCTGCGCGAGCCCGAGCGCGATCTGCCACTCGACGTTGCGCTCGAAAACGCCGGCAGCGCGCGCGACCGCTACTTCCGCGTGCCGTCCATTTTGGGAGAGGGGGAGAGCGAGTAA
- the gatA gene encoding Asp-tRNA(Asn)/Glu-tRNA(Gln) amidotransferase subunit GatA — MALSFDSLTAAQIAAGVAAGDFTATEVAQASLAAIEAREGGVQAFLQVAPELALEAAAHVDADRAAGKPLPPLAGVPLAIKDNMNLVGTRTTCASRMLGDYQSVYTATCVQRMLDAGCLPMGKANMDEFAFGSSTESSAFHRTNNPWDTERVPGGSSGGSAAAVAAGEVALSLGSDTGGSIRQPASLCGVVGFKPTYGAVSRYGVVAFGSSLDQVGPFGRTVEDVALAMNALTGAGHDPYDCTSQDCAVDFTEHLNDSIEGKRVGIIPAFMEAEGLTPEVKAAVQRAAQELQNQGAELVEVDLPHLDAAIAAYYVIGPAEAFSNLARFDGIRYGYQEEGCANLSDQSSLSRAHGFGAEAKRRQMLGAYLLSSGVYDKYYYAAQKARTLITQDYDAAYAKVDTILMPASPRTAFKFGEISDPTQMYLSDLYTISLNICGNGGISVPLGLGEDTQLPVSAQLVGPAFKDRQLLTFARALERGFADAATGAPALSVAPDFAGKGGEL, encoded by the coding sequence ATGGCGCTAAGCTTCGATTCCCTTACCGCCGCCCAGATCGCCGCCGGCGTTGCCGCCGGCGACTTTACTGCTACCGAGGTGGCCCAGGCCTCCCTTGCTGCCATCGAGGCGCGCGAGGGCGGGGTCCAGGCATTCCTGCAGGTGGCGCCCGAGCTTGCGCTCGAGGCCGCCGCGCACGTGGATGCCGACCGTGCCGCAGGCAAGCCGCTGCCCCCGCTCGCGGGCGTGCCGCTGGCCATTAAGGACAACATGAACCTCGTGGGCACGCGCACCACCTGCGCTTCCCGCATGCTCGGGGACTACCAGAGCGTCTACACCGCCACCTGCGTCCAGCGCATGCTCGACGCCGGCTGTCTGCCCATGGGCAAGGCCAACATGGACGAGTTTGCCTTTGGCAGCTCTACCGAGAGCTCGGCGTTCCACCGCACCAACAACCCCTGGGATACCGAGCGCGTGCCCGGCGGCTCCTCGGGCGGCTCCGCTGCCGCCGTCGCCGCGGGCGAGGTCGCGCTCTCGCTGGGCTCGGACACCGGCGGCTCCATTCGCCAGCCGGCGTCGCTGTGCGGCGTGGTGGGCTTTAAGCCCACGTATGGCGCCGTGAGCCGTTACGGCGTGGTTGCCTTTGGCTCGTCGCTCGACCAGGTGGGTCCCTTTGGCCGCACGGTCGAGGATGTCGCGCTGGCCATGAACGCGCTTACCGGCGCGGGCCACGATCCGTACGACTGCACCAGCCAGGATTGCGCCGTCGACTTTACCGAGCATCTCAACGACAGCATCGAGGGCAAGCGCGTGGGCATCATCCCCGCGTTCATGGAGGCCGAGGGCCTGACGCCCGAGGTCAAGGCCGCTGTTCAGCGCGCCGCCCAGGAGCTGCAGAACCAAGGCGCCGAGCTGGTCGAGGTCGACCTGCCGCACCTGGATGCCGCCATCGCTGCCTACTACGTCATCGGCCCGGCCGAGGCGTTCTCCAACCTGGCCCGCTTCGATGGCATTCGCTACGGCTACCAGGAGGAGGGCTGCGCCAACCTGTCCGACCAGAGCTCGCTTTCGCGCGCCCACGGCTTTGGCGCCGAGGCCAAGCGCCGTCAGATGCTCGGCGCCTATCTGCTGAGCTCGGGCGTGTACGACAAGTACTACTACGCCGCACAAAAGGCCCGCACGCTTATCACGCAGGACTACGACGCCGCGTATGCCAAGGTGGACACCATCCTCATGCCCGCCTCGCCGCGCACGGCCTTTAAGTTTGGCGAGATCAGCGACCCCACGCAGATGTACCTCTCCGACCTGTACACCATTTCGCTCAACATTTGCGGCAACGGCGGTATCTCGGTGCCGCTGGGCCTGGGCGAGGATACGCAACTGCCCGTTTCTGCCCAGCTGGTTGGTCCGGCCTTTAAGGACCGTCAGCTGCTCACGTTTGCCCGCGCCCTGGAGCGCGGCTTTGCCGATGCCGCCACGGGTGCACCCGCGCTTTCCGTCGCGCCCGATTTTGCCGGGAAGGGAGGCGAGCTGTAA